In a single window of the Halobaculum lipolyticum genome:
- the hemC gene encoding hydroxymethylbilane synthase: MTTGTLRLATRGSDLALRQAAGVQERLSSRRRDVELVEVETRGDKLDEELITRLGKTGAFVRALDERVLAGEADAAVHSLKDMPTEMPEGLVVAAVGERAPAGDVLVTREGGDLADLPRGSVVGTSSLRRKAQVLAERPDLEVRPLRGNVDTRLQKLIAPDLQAEHEARVEAEADEKGDAADFRESDAEYERSVEEWFDDLTDFERRAMEFDLDHEYDAVVLAEAGLRRSDLFYRDEYEVERLDRASHVPAPGQGAVAVTASDPEVVAAVRKAIDHEPTRVATSVERTVLAELGGGCIAPIGVNALVQGEHVKTRVRVLSADGDTEVSATRDLPLRTYREAAAEFAASLREQGAAELIAAAKRAAGETDGDADDAGETPRDDDASADDTDDGASDTDGDEDASADDTDDTDDDGWPEVGSSDTGGTEE; this comes from the coding sequence ATGACAACCGGGACGCTGCGGCTCGCCACCCGCGGCTCCGACCTCGCGCTCCGACAGGCCGCCGGCGTGCAGGAGCGGCTCTCCTCGCGCCGGCGCGACGTGGAGTTGGTCGAGGTGGAGACCCGCGGCGACAAACTCGACGAGGAACTGATCACCAGGCTGGGGAAGACCGGCGCGTTCGTGCGCGCGCTCGACGAGCGCGTGCTCGCGGGCGAGGCCGACGCCGCGGTCCACTCGCTGAAGGACATGCCGACCGAGATGCCCGAGGGCCTCGTCGTCGCCGCGGTCGGCGAGCGCGCCCCCGCCGGCGACGTGCTCGTCACGCGCGAGGGCGGCGACCTCGCGGACCTTCCGCGCGGGTCGGTCGTCGGCACCTCCTCGCTGCGCCGGAAGGCACAGGTGCTCGCCGAGCGCCCCGACCTCGAGGTGCGGCCGCTCCGGGGCAACGTCGACACCCGGCTCCAGAAGCTGATCGCGCCCGACCTGCAGGCGGAACACGAGGCCCGCGTCGAGGCCGAGGCCGACGAGAAGGGCGACGCCGCCGACTTCAGGGAGAGCGACGCCGAGTACGAGCGCAGCGTCGAGGAGTGGTTCGACGACCTCACCGACTTCGAGCGCCGCGCGATGGAGTTCGACCTCGACCACGAGTACGACGCCGTCGTGCTCGCGGAGGCGGGGCTGCGCCGCTCGGACCTGTTCTACCGCGACGAGTACGAGGTCGAGCGGCTCGACCGCGCGAGCCACGTCCCCGCGCCCGGCCAGGGCGCCGTCGCAGTCACCGCGAGCGACCCCGAGGTCGTGGCGGCGGTCCGGAAGGCCATCGACCACGAGCCGACGCGCGTCGCCACCAGCGTCGAGCGCACCGTGCTCGCGGAGTTGGGCGGCGGCTGTATCGCCCCCATCGGCGTGAACGCGCTCGTGCAGGGCGAGCACGTCAAGACCCGCGTCCGGGTGCTGTCGGCCGACGGCGACACCGAGGTGTCGGCGACGCGCGACCTCCCGCTGCGGACGTACCGCGAGGCCGCCGCCGAGTTCGCCGCGTCGCTGCGCGAGCAGGGCGCCGCCGAGTTGATCGCCGCCGCCAAGCGTGCCGCCGGAGAGACCGACGGCGACGCAGACGACGCGGGCGAGACCCCCCGCGACGACGACGCGAGCGCGGACGACACGGACGACGGCGCGAGCGACACCGACGGCGACGAGGACGCGAGCGCGGACGACACGGACGACACGGACGACGACGGCTGGCCCGAGGTCGGCTCCTCGGACACGGGGGGGACGGAGGAGTAG